Proteins from one Oscillatoria nigro-viridis PCC 7112 genomic window:
- a CDS encoding MgPME-cyclase complex family protein: MQTYYYVLASQRFLLEEEPLDEVFKERTRNYNEQEKQIDFWLVKQPAFLEAPTMAEVKAKCPQPSAAIISTDPVFITWLKLRLEYVLTGEFQAPSPTIPDALASLQTA, translated from the coding sequence ATGCAAACCTACTACTACGTTTTAGCCAGCCAACGCTTTTTGCTAGAGGAAGAACCCCTAGATGAAGTGTTTAAAGAAAGAACTCGCAACTACAACGAACAAGAAAAACAAATAGACTTCTGGTTGGTCAAACAGCCCGCTTTCCTAGAAGCACCGACAATGGCAGAAGTTAAAGCAAAATGCCCTCAGCCATCAGCCGCTATTATTTCTACCGATCCTGTCTTCATCACCTGGTTGAAACTGCGATTAGAATATGTACTGACAGGTGAATTTCAAGCACCATCACCAACTATTCCCGATGCCCTTGCATCCCTACAGACAGCATGA